A section of the Hirschia baltica ATCC 49814 genome encodes:
- a CDS encoding amidohydrolase family protein — protein MFLRFIVIFVAWASACTAYAEQTPKNVSFELEEGSWMSLDISPDGKWIAFDLLNDIYIMSAEGGEAKAILSGPATQKSPQFSSDGKTLAYISDASGHDNIWTASVKGKKRKQISFEERDIISSPAWSPSDEAIIAVVREPEASKVYSSTIREYYVDGSEPKHMVDAPGGRRDVQEPRYSPDGEYLYYTQRVGGDHYVYVNTGLKNFNVMRAPLKIDMEKLKSKGHYDAGRENDGRGKKRKLHHKRKPGHLARPYISGFGSATTAEVSPDGQKIAFIRRHKAQTVLFTFDTETRRQTPVYSELSRDLQSDYLPQEHYYPSYAWFPDNRHIAIWSKGKILRIDMENGDASTIPFKLTSKHEIQPPIRVQQDLAPETVDVKTIRNPVWIADDKIVVFRALSKLWQKDLTNNTPITAFTGEDKSEFEPALSFDRDELVYVSWDDETGSELRYRDLKTGQETVLVSTPGTIRDPVFSHSGKLLAYRIMPADPSMSAPGPEAGIYTYTFETEEIDFVEEADKLLQFSKDDSKLYYIGAGRGRDKKEGLFSVSLNGENQEEHAYTTSYNVRDLDISPDEKWLAFKDNNDLFIAPFKKSDEAWEVSEIDTENAKMIAPLGGYDLSWSNDGLTLRWTFGPTICEINLPAKAEATCDLDLGFSVEAPEEKGLFAFVGGRVIPIEGDVIENGVVVVEGNKIKLFGRQEDVAIPDEAQIVDITGKTIMPGFLDAHGHIDCCYGVDVMPQKHAGRYAALAYGVTTNFDPYSNDQLSYEAGEMTAAGQLVGPRWFSSAQVIHGVEGRWGGVYHEFNSLDEARDIMTLRKAMGPSVLKTYKFPSRQKRQWLVKAAREAGYMVDAEGAGQFYTNISMLLDGHTNLEHNLPVDTYYKDLQELFKASEVSATPTLIVVFGALFGENYIYQNFEFDDEVKIKNFVPDVNNSYNPITGAGGAPLHVRCMHSIKASDTVYDVGFRSVARTYAELDRQGVPVNVGSHGQVSGLAIHWEMILMAQGGMTPERILRAATINGARSFGLDHQLGSIKEGKLADLIVLDENPLENIENTNSVSMTMINGRLFDAETMQEIGPDAKPRSKFYWELQDTNGIDWNPAWGGE, from the coding sequence GTGTTTTTACGGTTTATTGTGATATTTGTTGCGTGGGCTTCAGCTTGCACAGCATATGCGGAGCAAACACCCAAGAATGTTAGTTTTGAGCTAGAAGAAGGAAGCTGGATGAGTCTGGATATTAGTCCGGACGGAAAGTGGATTGCGTTCGACTTGCTCAATGACATTTACATCATGTCAGCGGAGGGCGGAGAAGCAAAAGCTATCCTATCTGGCCCAGCTACTCAGAAAAGCCCTCAATTTAGCAGTGACGGCAAAACGCTAGCTTACATTAGTGACGCTTCAGGTCATGATAATATTTGGACAGCTAGCGTTAAAGGCAAAAAACGCAAGCAGATTAGTTTTGAGGAGCGTGATATTATATCATCTCCTGCTTGGTCGCCATCTGATGAGGCGATAATTGCTGTTGTGCGGGAGCCGGAAGCTAGCAAGGTATATTCCTCGACTATTCGGGAATATTATGTTGATGGCAGCGAACCAAAACATATGGTTGATGCACCGGGCGGTCGCCGCGATGTGCAAGAGCCGCGTTACTCACCAGATGGCGAATACCTCTACTACACGCAGCGCGTGGGAGGGGATCATTACGTTTATGTGAACACAGGGCTGAAAAACTTCAACGTTATGCGAGCGCCATTGAAAATTGATATGGAAAAGCTCAAGTCCAAAGGGCATTATGATGCGGGTCGTGAAAACGATGGAAGAGGTAAGAAACGTAAGCTTCACCATAAGCGCAAGCCCGGGCATTTAGCGCGACCATACATATCTGGCTTTGGTAGCGCGACGACAGCAGAAGTGTCGCCGGATGGACAGAAAATAGCGTTTATTCGTCGTCACAAAGCTCAGACAGTCCTGTTCACATTCGACACTGAAACGCGTCGTCAGACACCGGTCTATTCTGAGTTAAGCCGCGACCTGCAAAGTGATTATCTACCGCAAGAGCATTACTATCCTTCCTATGCTTGGTTTCCTGATAACCGTCATATTGCCATTTGGTCTAAAGGGAAAATTTTGCGCATAGACATGGAGAATGGTGATGCTTCAACAATTCCCTTTAAGCTGACTTCCAAACATGAAATTCAACCACCAATCCGTGTTCAGCAAGATCTTGCGCCGGAAACTGTCGATGTGAAGACGATACGTAATCCAGTTTGGATTGCAGACGATAAAATTGTGGTTTTCAGAGCGCTTAGTAAGCTTTGGCAAAAAGACCTGACCAATAACACGCCAATCACTGCTTTTACAGGTGAGGACAAAAGCGAGTTTGAACCCGCGCTTTCATTTGACCGTGATGAGTTGGTATATGTTTCATGGGATGACGAAACGGGAAGCGAGCTACGTTATCGCGATCTGAAAACCGGACAAGAGACAGTGCTTGTGTCCACGCCAGGCACTATTCGCGACCCCGTATTTTCACATTCGGGAAAATTGCTTGCTTATCGCATAATGCCAGCTGACCCTTCCATGAGTGCTCCGGGACCAGAAGCAGGCATCTATACCTATACATTTGAAACTGAAGAGATTGATTTCGTCGAAGAAGCTGACAAGCTGCTGCAATTCTCAAAAGATGACAGTAAGCTATATTATATTGGCGCTGGGCGCGGCCGCGACAAGAAAGAAGGATTGTTCAGCGTTTCGCTCAATGGTGAAAACCAAGAGGAACACGCTTATACGACCAGCTATAATGTGCGCGATTTAGACATTAGCCCAGATGAAAAATGGCTGGCTTTTAAAGACAATAATGACCTTTTTATTGCGCCATTTAAAAAGTCAGATGAAGCTTGGGAAGTTTCAGAAATAGATACTGAAAATGCGAAAATGATTGCGCCACTTGGTGGATATGATTTGAGCTGGAGCAATGATGGCTTAACACTACGTTGGACTTTTGGGCCAACAATTTGTGAAATCAACTTGCCAGCCAAAGCAGAAGCCACATGTGATCTTGATCTTGGCTTTAGCGTTGAGGCACCTGAGGAAAAAGGATTGTTCGCTTTTGTTGGTGGTCGTGTCATCCCAATTGAAGGGGATGTCATAGAAAATGGTGTGGTTGTCGTTGAAGGCAATAAAATCAAGCTATTTGGCCGCCAAGAGGATGTTGCAATTCCAGACGAAGCACAGATTGTAGACATCACAGGCAAAACGATCATGCCGGGCTTTCTGGACGCGCATGGCCACATAGATTGTTGTTATGGCGTAGATGTTATGCCGCAAAAGCATGCTGGGCGCTATGCAGCTTTGGCTTATGGGGTAACAACGAATTTTGACCCATATTCCAATGATCAGCTTAGCTATGAAGCCGGTGAAATGACTGCTGCAGGGCAGCTCGTGGGGCCGCGTTGGTTCTCATCAGCTCAAGTTATCCACGGTGTCGAAGGACGCTGGGGCGGTGTCTATCACGAGTTTAATTCGTTGGATGAAGCACGAGACATCATGACTTTGCGCAAAGCCATGGGGCCATCTGTATTAAAGACATATAAATTTCCATCGCGCCAGAAACGTCAGTGGTTGGTTAAAGCAGCACGTGAAGCTGGGTATATGGTGGATGCTGAGGGAGCAGGGCAGTTTTATACGAATATAAGTATGCTGCTGGATGGTCATACAAATCTTGAACACAATTTGCCGGTGGATACTTATTATAAGGATTTGCAAGAGCTGTTTAAGGCTTCTGAAGTTTCAGCAACACCAACTTTGATCGTTGTTTTTGGGGCTTTGTTTGGAGAAAACTACATCTACCAGAATTTTGAGTTCGACGATGAAGTTAAAATCAAGAACTTCGTGCCGGATGTGAATAATTCGTACAATCCGATTACAGGCGCAGGTGGCGCGCCACTGCATGTAAGATGTATGCACAGCATTAAAGCGAGTGACACTGTTTATGATGTTGGGTTCCGATCAGTCGCGAGAACATATGCAGAGTTAGATCGTCAAGGTGTACCAGTGAATGTTGGTTCTCATGGTCAGGTTTCTGGGCTGGCTATCCACTGGGAAATGATCCTGATGGCGCAGGGCGGCATGACGCCAGAGAGAATTCTGCGTGCGGCGACAATAAATGGTGCTCGCTCCTTTGGGTTGGATCATCAGCTTGGTTCTATCAAAGAAGGCAAGCTCGCTGATTTAATTGTTCTTGATGAAAACCCTCTGGAAAATATTGAAAACACAAATTCTGTTTCGATGACGATGATTAATGGTCGACTATTTGATGCAGAAACGATGCAGGAGATCGGTCCTGACGCGAAGCCGCGTTCCAAGTTTTACTGGGAATTGCAAGACACCAATGGAATCGACTGGAACCCTGCATGGGGTGGAGAATAA
- a CDS encoding MotA/TolQ/ExbB proton channel family protein produces the protein MEPTQAIIADTSKSGGALDLMITGGPVVWLLIVLSIIALTIIIYKLIQFVLLGIGKTEHIERAIQLYRDGNKTEALAAVQGAKDPTSIAVATAIRGNMRPDASDEIVREEVERVASLGIYGLKSQISILDLIGSLSPLLGLLGTVMGMIQAFRAMEAAGRNVDPAILSGGIWAALLTTAAGLIVAIPVVAVSSWFERAIQHTAHRTEDAVTRIFTPDLTHRNENISNEIRAAK, from the coding sequence ATGGAACCGACACAAGCAATTATAGCCGACACTAGCAAATCAGGCGGTGCGCTCGACCTAATGATCACAGGTGGTCCCGTCGTTTGGCTGTTGATCGTGTTGTCAATCATTGCGCTGACAATAATCATCTACAAGCTTATACAATTTGTTTTACTGGGGATTGGAAAAACAGAGCATATCGAACGCGCAATTCAACTTTACCGTGATGGAAACAAAACCGAAGCGCTGGCAGCTGTTCAAGGAGCCAAAGACCCTACCTCCATAGCAGTGGCAACGGCTATTCGTGGCAATATGCGTCCAGATGCAAGCGACGAAATCGTCCGCGAAGAAGTCGAACGCGTTGCAAGCTTAGGCATTTACGGACTAAAATCACAAATTAGCATTCTAGACCTGATCGGCTCACTTTCTCCTCTTCTCGGCCTATTGGGAACCGTCATGGGAATGATCCAAGCATTTCGCGCCATGGAAGCCGCGGGCCGCAACGTCGATCCAGCCATCCTATCTGGCGGTATCTGGGCAGCCCTTTTGACCACTGCTGCCGGATTGATCGTGGCAATACCCGTTGTGGCAGTTTCCAGTTGGTTTGAACGCGCAATTCAACATACGGCACACCGTACTGAAGACGCTGTGACTCGTATCTTTACACCTGATCTGACGCACCGCAATGAGAACATCTCCAATGAAATTCGCGCAGCTAAATAA
- a CDS encoding putative porin — MTYKFATLLGLLSILPMSAQAQNNVTPSELQSVLAEIEHLKSIQTETQSRISNLEALIQNTTRQDTQLDTLPAQKNTSQETLQQDQTPKLLVSGDFFTRFEGNYNSPNKIDRERAVMRARLRGDYQVSDAIKLGAMLETGDPDDPNSGYLTVDEFADDLQISLSQAFIEYSTDLATFRAGKIPMPFKKTDLVWDGDVYPTGLSLQSDLLESEAQKLSFSSLLFLIDENATGEDSSMIGGQLSYEAKLASNYAFGLNAAYYDYEIESMEGANSGDTRDNLLDVDGQYLSDFDILDVLASFKWIGPNENWPINFNANIVQNFGSAVDDDTAYGVDLSVGKTSAPKDMKFGYGYGQAEVDAVFSAFSNDNFRYGTNYEAHKLSFAYQLDKMMQLSASVYHYRRLNELYLKTGEDTDWQDRVRFNFIINF, encoded by the coding sequence ATGACGTATAAATTTGCAACACTGCTAGGCTTACTCAGTATTCTTCCAATGTCTGCTCAAGCACAAAACAACGTTACCCCATCTGAGCTGCAATCAGTCCTTGCCGAGATTGAACACTTAAAATCCATTCAGACAGAAACGCAGTCTCGCATTTCAAACTTAGAAGCTTTGATACAAAACACCACTCGACAAGATACCCAACTCGACACTCTACCAGCCCAAAAGAACACTTCCCAAGAAACATTGCAGCAGGATCAAACGCCTAAACTTTTAGTCAGCGGAGACTTCTTTACACGGTTTGAAGGCAATTATAATTCGCCCAATAAAATCGATAGAGAGCGCGCCGTAATGCGAGCACGTTTAAGGGGTGATTATCAAGTTTCAGACGCGATCAAACTTGGTGCGATGCTCGAAACTGGTGACCCTGATGATCCAAACTCTGGGTATCTGACTGTAGACGAATTTGCGGACGACCTACAAATAAGCTTAAGCCAAGCATTTATTGAATACTCAACTGATCTTGCGACTTTCAGGGCTGGTAAAATTCCAATGCCTTTTAAGAAGACCGACCTTGTGTGGGATGGAGATGTGTATCCAACCGGTCTCTCCCTGCAATCTGATCTTTTGGAAAGCGAAGCCCAAAAACTATCATTTTCAAGCCTTTTGTTTCTAATTGACGAGAATGCCACCGGCGAAGACTCATCAATGATTGGTGGTCAGCTTAGTTATGAAGCAAAGCTCGCATCCAATTACGCATTTGGCTTAAATGCAGCATATTACGACTACGAAATTGAAAGCATGGAAGGCGCAAACTCGGGAGATACCCGTGACAATCTTCTAGATGTCGACGGACAATATCTATCCGACTTTGATATTTTGGACGTTCTCGCATCCTTTAAATGGATCGGCCCCAACGAGAACTGGCCCATTAATTTCAACGCAAATATTGTTCAAAATTTCGGGTCTGCTGTCGATGATGATACAGCCTATGGGGTCGATTTAAGCGTAGGAAAAACATCAGCTCCCAAAGACATGAAATTCGGCTACGGATACGGACAAGCTGAAGTCGACGCTGTATTTTCTGCCTTCTCAAATGATAATTTCAGATACGGCACAAATTACGAAGCGCACAAACTTTCGTTCGCTTACCAGCTCGATAAAATGATGCAATTGAGCGCATCAGTCTACCATTATCGCCGCTTAAATGAACTGTACTTAAAAACAGGCGAAGATACCGATTGGCAAGACCGAGTAAGGTTTAACTTCATCATCAACTTCTAA
- a CDS encoding Cif family virulence factor: MIKFAKSCRYLACTAILAGLAGCASVTNQSPASIEQSLIAADKAYDAHNLQNGYKSASEAFIDFETAFMIEAGEGFLTDEASIMAERQLDTAPSPVHWGPIGAMAAASGDLGITWGTFSIDDSTTAGNYVTVWRKVNGEWKIVTDVAVDDPVAE; encoded by the coding sequence ATGATTAAATTTGCCAAATCTTGTCGTTATTTAGCCTGTACAGCCATCCTTGCTGGACTCGCTGGATGTGCGAGTGTGACGAACCAATCTCCCGCGAGTATTGAGCAATCACTTATCGCAGCAGACAAAGCCTATGATGCGCACAATCTACAAAATGGATACAAATCCGCTTCTGAAGCATTTATCGATTTTGAAACAGCCTTCATGATCGAAGCTGGTGAAGGCTTCCTAACAGATGAAGCATCTATCATGGCAGAGCGCCAGCTGGATACTGCACCTTCCCCTGTTCACTGGGGCCCAATCGGTGCCATGGCTGCTGCCAGCGGAGACCTCGGCATAACTTGGGGCACCTTCTCCATCGACGATTCAACAACAGCTGGAAATTACGTCACGGTCTGGCGCAAAGTGAATGGTGAATGGAAGATAGTGACTGACGTCGCCGTTGATGATCCAGTAGCTGAATAA
- a CDS encoding TonB-dependent receptor translates to MQSKAANNGIRNFNTLLATTTLGLVMIPLTAQAQTQPPAQSEPVEVGEVAIDTTASEYRAEPESPKYTAPLIDTPRSVTVVTEEILQETGATSLADALRTVPGITMAMGEGGAPLADRPFIRGAESTAGILVDGLRDSSSQSRDTFNLEQIEVVRGASGPLAGRGAAGGSLNLVTKTPKAEDFIAGSIGAGNADYLRGTVDVNKALTDNLAVRLNLLGHDSEIAGRDGVYDDRWGIAPSIAWGFNGPTKVTASYSHYESDGIIDYGVPLDTTTGKPVEGINLDNFYGLLNRDFHETELDSGQLEISHDLNDNLRLRNITRVMTSSLAYIASNPDDSQGNVVNGLVYRSPKSTNSTTDTFTNQTDLQAWFDTGSLSHSLSTGIEFTSEETDRATYSVDTTAPGGVSIPRGGCDQFGAGEASGYNCTDLYAPNPNDPWTGTYTLGTPTNTTADTIGAYIFDSITVSDKWVVNLGVRMDDFETETSTDLSNSETIISYQAGVVYKPANNTSVYASFATAATPSGVTIGDGGDNISTTNQDLKPEQNRNYEIGVKWEPGSGDIALNAAIFRNEILDGHVATAAGRGAPQQAIGEQRVDGIELSASGNITSNWGIFSGYSYLNSEIIDAGPVNTDQVGNKMPNTPEHSFTIWTTYDLFEKAQIGGGASYMSERFGNTANTKSVDDYWRFDAMASYDFTDNIAFQLNMNNLFDERYFERVYSTHMATVAAGRTVIASLKFKY, encoded by the coding sequence ATGCAAAGCAAGGCAGCCAATAACGGCATTAGAAATTTCAATACGCTATTGGCGACAACAACTCTTGGGCTGGTGATGATTCCATTGACCGCTCAGGCTCAAACTCAGCCACCGGCTCAATCAGAACCCGTAGAAGTTGGCGAAGTCGCGATTGACACGACCGCATCTGAATACAGGGCTGAACCTGAATCTCCCAAATACACAGCGCCGCTAATTGATACGCCCCGCTCTGTTACTGTGGTGACAGAAGAAATTTTACAAGAAACTGGTGCAACATCGCTAGCAGACGCACTACGCACAGTTCCTGGCATTACCATGGCAATGGGTGAAGGTGGAGCGCCATTGGCTGACCGCCCATTTATTCGCGGTGCTGAATCGACAGCCGGTATTCTCGTCGACGGTCTACGCGATTCAAGCTCACAGTCGCGTGATACTTTCAATCTCGAACAGATTGAAGTTGTGCGCGGTGCCAGCGGACCGCTCGCTGGTCGCGGTGCAGCTGGGGGTAGCTTAAACCTGGTTACAAAAACGCCTAAAGCTGAAGACTTCATAGCAGGTTCTATTGGTGCCGGAAATGCCGATTATTTGCGTGGCACAGTAGACGTGAATAAGGCATTGACTGACAACCTAGCTGTACGGCTGAACCTGTTGGGACATGACTCAGAAATAGCTGGACGTGATGGCGTTTATGACGACCGTTGGGGAATAGCACCGTCCATTGCATGGGGCTTCAATGGTCCTACAAAAGTAACAGCAAGCTACTCTCATTACGAGTCTGACGGCATCATCGATTACGGTGTTCCACTCGATACCACGACAGGCAAACCCGTAGAAGGCATCAACCTAGACAATTTCTATGGGCTATTAAACCGTGACTTTCACGAGACGGAACTTGACTCAGGACAGCTAGAAATCAGCCATGACCTGAATGACAATCTACGCCTGCGCAATATTACGCGGGTTATGACGTCTAGCCTTGCATACATAGCCAGTAACCCAGACGATTCTCAAGGCAATGTCGTAAATGGACTAGTCTACCGAAGCCCAAAATCAACCAATTCAACCACAGACACCTTCACCAACCAAACTGATCTACAAGCTTGGTTTGACACAGGTTCTCTTTCTCACAGCCTGTCTACTGGTATTGAATTCACCAGTGAAGAAACCGACAGAGCGACCTATTCAGTTGATACAACAGCTCCCGGCGGCGTAAGCATTCCTCGAGGTGGTTGTGATCAGTTTGGTGCAGGTGAAGCAAGCGGGTATAATTGTACCGATCTGTACGCACCTAACCCAAACGACCCATGGACTGGAACATATACACTTGGCACCCCGACCAACACAACTGCCGACACAATTGGAGCTTATATCTTTGACTCCATCACTGTCTCAGACAAATGGGTCGTGAACCTTGGCGTAAGAATGGATGACTTCGAAACAGAAACTTCGACTGATCTATCAAATTCCGAAACCATCATAAGCTATCAAGCTGGTGTTGTTTACAAGCCTGCTAATAACACAAGCGTATATGCATCCTTCGCCACAGCTGCCACGCCATCAGGTGTGACAATTGGTGATGGTGGCGACAATATCTCAACGACAAATCAGGACCTAAAACCTGAGCAAAACCGCAATTACGAAATCGGTGTAAAATGGGAACCCGGCTCAGGTGATATAGCACTAAACGCCGCCATCTTCCGTAATGAGATACTAGACGGCCACGTGGCAACTGCAGCAGGCCGCGGTGCTCCCCAACAAGCTATTGGTGAACAGCGTGTGGATGGTATCGAACTAAGCGCTTCAGGTAACATTACATCCAACTGGGGTATATTTTCAGGATACAGCTATCTGAATTCAGAAATCATTGATGCCGGCCCGGTTAATACCGACCAAGTTGGTAACAAGATGCCAAACACACCTGAACACAGCTTCACAATTTGGACGACTTACGACCTGTTTGAAAAAGCTCAGATTGGTGGCGGCGCAAGCTATATGTCTGAACGTTTCGGTAATACAGCAAACACAAAAAGTGTGGATGATTACTGGCGTTTTGATGCAATGGCATCCTACGATTTCACAGACAATATTGCCTTTCAGCTCAATATGAATAACTTGTTCGACGAACGTTATTTCGAACGTGTCTATTCCACGCACATGGCAACAGTCGCGGCCGGACGAACTGTTATCGCAAGTCTGAAATTTAAATACTGA
- a CDS encoding Fe2+-dependent dioxygenase — protein sequence MLVRIPDVLSKTQVSEMRHLIDGANWVDGNVTSGSQAALAKQNEQLAGDTLQAQQAGNIILDALQTNPLFISAALPHKVYPPLFNRYAGGQNFGNHVDNSIRPLPNSDFRIRTDLSATLFLAEPDSYDGGELIIDDTYGSHSIKLDAGDMILYPSTSLHRVTPVTRGVRVASFFWLQSMVRDDGQRTLLFDMDRSIQALTASNPDHPSIVQLTGVYHNLVRRWATV from the coding sequence ATGCTGGTTCGAATACCGGACGTTTTATCCAAAACGCAAGTCTCCGAAATGCGCCATCTCATCGATGGCGCAAACTGGGTTGATGGGAATGTAACCTCAGGAAGTCAAGCTGCACTGGCAAAGCAGAATGAACAATTGGCTGGTGACACTTTGCAAGCCCAGCAAGCAGGTAATATCATTCTGGACGCACTCCAGACCAACCCACTCTTCATATCCGCAGCGTTACCACATAAGGTCTATCCGCCTTTGTTTAATCGTTATGCGGGCGGCCAGAATTTTGGCAATCATGTCGACAACTCAATCCGCCCTCTTCCAAATAGTGATTTTCGTATTCGCACAGACCTTTCCGCCACCCTGTTCTTAGCTGAACCTGATAGCTATGATGGTGGTGAGTTGATAATAGATGACACTTACGGATCCCATTCCATTAAGCTGGATGCAGGCGATATGATTTTGTACCCCTCCACAAGTCTGCACCGTGTCACACCAGTCACCCGTGGCGTAAGGGTTGCCTCATTCTTCTGGCTCCAAAGCATGGTACGTGATGATGGCCAGCGAACTCTTTTATTTGATATGGATAGGTCTATCCAGGCATTAACCGCAAGCAATCCTGACCATCCTTCGATCGTCCAGCTCACGGGCGTCTACCACAATCTCGTGCGCAGATGGGCTACTGTCTGA
- a CDS encoding PepSY-associated TM helix domain-containing protein: MLKWVMKAHRWMSLIFAGFWLLQAVTGTLISFRGNIDDFALGAEVTSIIPEKLGARVDALQSDGATVWSMWSSGGVQGQFDIYYTKDDTDYTLRVNGEGEDLRHRPDSNLYSDGALFETLTQFHKNMFLGALGYTIFSISAVLLITNIVFGFVYGWKHRKKLNHLAKVGKAGSVAKLKGLHWEIGLWGAPLAIVLVTFGFLLSNSDVVDSWVAADLPETVAQPSEGRTINSGEALEVVSSLYDLETLSAFKPINAHRDYFEVRVKAPSEMPRLYGASTVRIGGDGQVLLNNDASKAGAGQQFANALYPAHTGQILGLPGRVLNFMVGIWLLVMMFLGLSSWFKRKAN; the protein is encoded by the coding sequence ATGTTGAAATGGGTTATGAAGGCGCATAGATGGATGAGCCTAATATTCGCAGGGTTTTGGCTCCTTCAAGCGGTTACGGGTACGCTGATTAGTTTTCGAGGCAATATTGATGACTTTGCTTTGGGAGCAGAGGTAACTTCTATTATTCCTGAAAAATTAGGTGCAAGGGTTGATGCCTTGCAAAGTGATGGTGCCACTGTTTGGTCAATGTGGTCATCGGGTGGGGTACAAGGTCAATTTGATATTTATTACACCAAAGATGACACTGACTATACGCTGCGTGTGAATGGAGAAGGCGAGGATTTAAGGCATCGCCCAGACTCAAACCTTTATTCAGATGGTGCTTTGTTTGAGACGCTCACACAATTTCACAAAAACATGTTTCTTGGCGCGCTTGGGTATACGATTTTCTCGATTTCAGCTGTGCTGTTGATTACGAATATTGTGTTTGGATTCGTGTATGGTTGGAAACACCGCAAAAAGCTCAATCATCTGGCTAAGGTTGGGAAAGCTGGAAGCGTGGCTAAATTAAAGGGCCTGCACTGGGAAATTGGTTTATGGGGTGCACCATTGGCTATCGTATTGGTTACTTTTGGATTTCTCTTGTCAAATTCAGATGTGGTTGATTCTTGGGTGGCAGCTGATTTACCAGAGACTGTCGCTCAACCTTCGGAAGGTCGCACTATCAACTCAGGGGAAGCTCTTGAGGTTGTCAGCTCTCTCTATGACCTTGAGACGCTCTCAGCCTTTAAACCAATAAATGCGCATCGGGATTATTTCGAAGTTCGTGTAAAAGCGCCCAGTGAAATGCCGCGTTTATATGGTGCATCCACAGTGCGTATAGGCGGCGATGGTCAAGTGCTACTCAATAATGACGCATCGAAAGCGGGAGCCGGACAGCAGTTCGCCAATGCATTATATCCAGCGCACACAGGTCAGATTCTTGGGCTTCCTGGCCGTGTCCTAAATTTTATGGTTGGAATTTGGTTGCTGGTAATGATGTTTCTTGGGTTATCTTCTTGGTTTAAACGAAAAGCAAATTAA
- a CDS encoding formylglycine-generating enzyme family protein has protein sequence MRKLLIASTSIVLISACEVKTEQPTETVEMQAVAPIEMAQGDCELCPDMSVVQPASFEMGDWKDRGYGMVEGPKHTVSFTNAFEIAKHEVTIAQFRAFIEDSGYVSEKKCMIYTDTESWHVSESRSWQNPGFPQEADHPVVCVSLEDTQAYIGWLNEKTGHTYRLTSEAEWEYLAAHGGIEEENGEVTHNVANIGQSECCGGKVEGADQWQYTAPVGSFSNDVFGIYDIRGNAWEWQADCFAESYDGAPADGSIRSGCENTVERVVRGGGYADGGEYMDPHFRLPGKLANGYFTVGFRVARDLN, from the coding sequence ATGAGAAAACTACTTATTGCATCGACATCAATTGTCTTGATTTCAGCGTGTGAAGTTAAAACAGAGCAACCTACTGAAACGGTGGAAATGCAAGCAGTTGCGCCGATTGAAATGGCGCAAGGTGATTGCGAATTATGTCCAGATATGTCGGTTGTACAGCCGGCATCCTTCGAGATGGGGGATTGGAAAGATCGCGGCTATGGCATGGTTGAAGGTCCGAAACACACGGTGAGTTTTACCAATGCTTTTGAAATAGCAAAACATGAGGTGACAATCGCCCAGTTCCGCGCATTCATAGAAGATTCCGGTTATGTGTCTGAGAAAAAGTGTATGATTTACACAGACACTGAGAGTTGGCATGTTAGCGAGAGTCGCAGCTGGCAAAATCCGGGTTTTCCTCAAGAAGCAGATCATCCTGTTGTGTGCGTCAGCTTGGAAGATACGCAAGCATATATTGGGTGGCTTAATGAAAAAACAGGGCACACCTATCGTCTGACTTCCGAAGCTGAATGGGAATATTTAGCTGCGCATGGCGGGATCGAGGAAGAGAACGGTGAAGTTACCCATAATGTCGCTAATATAGGACAGTCGGAATGCTGTGGCGGTAAAGTAGAGGGTGCTGATCAGTGGCAATACACTGCTCCAGTGGGCTCGTTTTCAAATGATGTTTTCGGTATTTACGATATCCGAGGAAATGCATGGGAATGGCAAGCGGATTGTTTTGCTGAGAGCTATGATGGTGCGCCAGCTGATGGCAGTATCCGTAGCGGATGTGAGAATACTGTGGAACGTGTGGTGCGCGGCGGTGGTTATGCTGATGGCGGTGAATATATGGACCCGCACTTCCGGCTGCCGGGTAAGCTTGCCAA